The sequence ATTCATCATCATCCAGCGGCACGCCTTTAATCAGGGTTACGCCTTTACCCTTGCGACCCTTGGTTTCTCTGGAAACACGCACCACACCATCGCCCGCCGGGCGTGGCTGCTTTTTGCAAATACATGCGTCTTCGGGCTGATTACAACTAGGACACATCGTGCCGTGTTCAGTGGAATAAACAAGGCCACCTAAAGCTTTTTTCATCATGATATTTTTTAAAAGGTAGAAAACCAGAGAACAGAAGTCTAACAGCCCGCCCGGCTTTCGTGTTCATTGCGCCGATACAGACAAACTGACAAGAAAACATATCAAAACCAGCATACCCGGCCATTTTCGATGTGTTTTATGAATAAAAAAGTAACTCAATTCGGGAAATAGCGTTGACAAGCCAGCAGAGGGGCCGTA comes from Iodobacter ciconiae and encodes:
- a CDS encoding translation initiation factor Sui1, which gives rise to MMKKALGGLVYSTEHGTMCPSCNQPEDACICKKQPRPAGDGVVRVSRETKGRKGKGVTLIKGVPLDDDELAALAKQLRTRCGSGGTVKDGVIEVQGDHCDVVLEFLKPKGWVVKRAGG